One genomic region from Cucumis melo cultivar AY chromosome 9, USDA_Cmelo_AY_1.0, whole genome shotgun sequence encodes:
- the LOC103504589 gene encoding zinc finger CCCH domain-containing protein 15-like isoform X2, with amino-acid sequence MHKSTTSASNTIAAATTMSSSSQLKSQLQTNDVYASLYNSPIFAPKQPVPVSLPLTLYGDSTHADSSISGSKSINNHFYQTRVVQDHQEMVNRHSLCLTQLREATEEADALRQENIHLRSINHELSKHLSLLIQASVQKQYGSSDQAPPFNFVEGFRGLSLAEKGASSSAWEDISDESPTSVMEGGRVEGVEVERFSLPKSISVRSNGYLKMAQTGTSQGGKIRASSRPRTASPVKVTKVYVQGVKEEEKPLELEVYNQGMFKTELCNKWQETGSCPYGDHCQFAHGIEELRPVIRHPRYKTEVCRMVLAGVVCPYGHRCHFRHALTDQERLMGTLKPTCRTSTTPKLDR; translated from the exons ATGCATAAAAGCACCACTTCTGCGTCGAATACTATTGCTGCTGCGACTACTATGTCGTCGTCGTCGCAGCTCAAGTCGCAGCTTCAAACAAATGATGTTTATGCTTCTCTCTATAATTCACCAATCTTTGCTCCAAAGCAACCCGTGCCTGTCTCACTTCCATTAACCCTCTATGGTGATTCGACTCACGCGGATTCATCAATTTCGGGTTCAAAATCGATAAACAATCATTTCTATCAAACGCGCGTCGTACAAGATCACCAAGAAATGGTTAATCGCCATAGCCTCTGTCTCACTCAGCTTCGAGAAGCTACCGAAGAAGCCGATGCTCTTCGACAAGAGAATATCCACCTCAGAAGTATTAATCACGAGCTAAGCAAACACCTCAGCCTTCTGATCCAGGCTTCGGTTCAGAAACAGTACGGCTCCTCTGATCAAGCTCCTCCGTTTAATTTTGTGGAAGGATTCCGCGGACTCAGTCTAGCAGAGAAGGGAGCAAGCAGTTCGGCATGGGAGGATATTTCCGATGAGAGCCCGACGAGCGTAATGGAGGGTGGAAGGGTAGAGGGCGTTGAGGTGGAGAGATTTTCGCTCCCGAAGAGCATCTCCGTGAGGTCCAATGGATACTTGAAAATGGCACAAACCGGGACCAGCCAGGGCGGAAAGATCCGCGCCTCATCTCGGCCCAGAACTGCAAGTCCTGTCAAAGTTACG AAGGTGTACGTGCAAGGAgtgaaagaagaggaaaagccACTAGAACTTGAGGTGTACAACCAGGGCATGTTCAAAACCGAGCTTTGCAACAAATGGCAGGAAACAGGCAGCTGCCCCTATGGAGACCACTGCCAGTTCGCCCATGGAATAGAGGAGCTTCGGCCTGTGATCCGCCACCCCCGCTACAAGACAGAAGTTTGCCGGATGGTCCTCGCTGGAGTCGTCTGCCCTTATGGTCATCGCTGCCACTTCCGCCATGCTCTCACTGACCAGGAAAGGCTCATGGGGACACTCAAGCCAACCTGCAGGACCTCCACCACCCCTAAGCTGGACAGGTGA
- the LOC127150924 gene encoding E3 ubiquitin-protein ligase RHA2B-like, with amino-acid sequence MGLHSQLNDFSYHSLPLFFLSLLANFLSLLRSAFLSPADHRSDLSPLPHHLHLNRLLSHPYSHSDDPDSPSDCVVCLSPLAAGHLVRRLPCRHLFHKDCLDGWLHHLNFNCPLCRSPLLLDQRVPLTRHRFRLPDHVIAWFSLR; translated from the coding sequence atggGTTTACACTCACAGCTCAATGACTTCTCTTACCATTCTCtccctctcttcttcctctctctcCTTGCCAATTTCCTCTCTCTCCTCCGCTCCGCCTTCCTCTCCCCCGCCGACCACCGTTCCGATCTCTCCCCTCTTCCCCACCACCTCCATCTCAATCGCCTCCTCTCCCACCCCTACTCCCACTCCGACGACCCCGACTCTCCCTCCGATTGCGTCGTTTGTCTCTCCCCTCTCGCCGCCGGTCACCTCGTCCGCCGTCTCCCCTGCCGCCACCTCTTCCATAAAGACTGCCTCGACGGCTGGCTTCACCATCTCAACTTCAACTGCCCTCTCTGCCGCTCTCCTCTCCTTCTAGACCAGCGCGTCCCTCTCACGCGCCACCGCTTCCGTCTCCCTGACCATGTTATCGCTTGGTTCTCTCTTCGATGA
- the LOC103504589 gene encoding zinc finger CCCH domain-containing protein 15-like isoform X1 gives MHKSTTSASNTIAAATTMSSSSQLKSQLQTNDVYASLYNSPIFAPKQPVPVSLPLTLYGDSTHADSSISGSKSINNHFYQTRVVQDHQEMVNRHSLCLTQLREATEEADALRQENIHLRSINHELSKHLSLLIQASVQKQYGSSDQAPPFNFVEGFRGLSLAEKGASSSAWEDISDESPTSVMEGGRVEGVEVERFSLPKSISVRSNGYLKMAQTGTSQGGKIRASSRPRTASPVKVTQKVYVQGVKEEEKPLELEVYNQGMFKTELCNKWQETGSCPYGDHCQFAHGIEELRPVIRHPRYKTEVCRMVLAGVVCPYGHRCHFRHALTDQERLMGTLKPTCRTSTTPKLDR, from the exons ATGCATAAAAGCACCACTTCTGCGTCGAATACTATTGCTGCTGCGACTACTATGTCGTCGTCGTCGCAGCTCAAGTCGCAGCTTCAAACAAATGATGTTTATGCTTCTCTCTATAATTCACCAATCTTTGCTCCAAAGCAACCCGTGCCTGTCTCACTTCCATTAACCCTCTATGGTGATTCGACTCACGCGGATTCATCAATTTCGGGTTCAAAATCGATAAACAATCATTTCTATCAAACGCGCGTCGTACAAGATCACCAAGAAATGGTTAATCGCCATAGCCTCTGTCTCACTCAGCTTCGAGAAGCTACCGAAGAAGCCGATGCTCTTCGACAAGAGAATATCCACCTCAGAAGTATTAATCACGAGCTAAGCAAACACCTCAGCCTTCTGATCCAGGCTTCGGTTCAGAAACAGTACGGCTCCTCTGATCAAGCTCCTCCGTTTAATTTTGTGGAAGGATTCCGCGGACTCAGTCTAGCAGAGAAGGGAGCAAGCAGTTCGGCATGGGAGGATATTTCCGATGAGAGCCCGACGAGCGTAATGGAGGGTGGAAGGGTAGAGGGCGTTGAGGTGGAGAGATTTTCGCTCCCGAAGAGCATCTCCGTGAGGTCCAATGGATACTTGAAAATGGCACAAACCGGGACCAGCCAGGGCGGAAAGATCCGCGCCTCATCTCGGCCCAGAACTGCAAGTCCTGTCAAAGTTACG CAGAAGGTGTACGTGCAAGGAgtgaaagaagaggaaaagccACTAGAACTTGAGGTGTACAACCAGGGCATGTTCAAAACCGAGCTTTGCAACAAATGGCAGGAAACAGGCAGCTGCCCCTATGGAGACCACTGCCAGTTCGCCCATGGAATAGAGGAGCTTCGGCCTGTGATCCGCCACCCCCGCTACAAGACAGAAGTTTGCCGGATGGTCCTCGCTGGAGTCGTCTGCCCTTATGGTCATCGCTGCCACTTCCGCCATGCTCTCACTGACCAGGAAAGGCTCATGGGGACACTCAAGCCAACCTGCAGGACCTCCACCACCCCTAAGCTGGACAGGTGA